Genomic window (Musa acuminata AAA Group cultivar baxijiao chromosome BXJ1-9, Cavendish_Baxijiao_AAA, whole genome shotgun sequence):
ACTCTTGAGCTCTCTTCTGAAGATAATCTACGATTTCTTTGTCACGATTCATACAAACAACAGCTGCTAATAAAACAGGTTTCTACTTCTGCTCAGTGTTCTTTTTTGTCTTGTACCAGAGAATCAACTGATCTGAACCATAGAATTGCCTCAATTGCTTCCTTCCAAGGTTTACATCTGCAATGGAAAAAAGCTACACGTCAGCTTCGTAATGTCAAAATGGAACAAGAACTCCATTGAGCCTCTACTGCCAACCATAGAACCAGCGCTCGCTTCAGACAATTCCTGTGACACCCAAATCTTCCCAACAGCTTCAGTTTTGATGATAGGCGTTTTTGAATTTGTAGACATGGCAAAAGACGAGTACGATTTGCAACTAACAATCATCTCAGCTTCTGCAACAACAGAATGATCATTTTTCAGTCCAATTGCCTCATCTTCCATCCAGCAATCATGCTAGAAATTCTCCCCTTACATTTCCTGTGCTTCAGTTAAAACCTCCTTCATCCTTCATATTCTTCCGAGACCACATGTGGATAACTTGGACTTGGAGTTCTCTGATATGCATGCAGATCATGAATCCATTTAACCTCAAGCGATACTGCTTTTCTAAAGATGCACCACAATTACTCAAAACAGCTTGTAAGTTATAAGACAGCAGATCTATTCCATTCGACAGCAGAGTGTGTCAGCAAAAAGAGAGCACTTCCAACCCAATTTCTCACTTCTGCAATATTTTTTCTCTACTAACTTTTGCAGCCTGCAGTACCAAAATCAGGGAGATTAATGGCACTCTTCTCGCTTCTGCAATTATTTTTTCTCTACTAATTTTTCACCAGTTTTCCGCTTCGAGCACAGAAAGACTTGCTTTTCTCAAACTTTGCAGATAACCCTGATGAATCACAGAAAACTTCAAAAGAATTCACAAGAATACTGGAGTCTTAACTCTTATGGAGAAGTAGATCATTGGCAAAAGTCGAGTATCAAATCTTTAGTTTGAGACTTGACTGGACAAATGAGTTCTCTCATCCAATATAATCTGCCACCTCAATATCCTGTCCAAGACAATCTGTTTCGAGATTCCATCTAACCCAATCTGTAGAGATAGCACTTCTATAATCTTATTGTTTCTCCGGCATGTATTTTGATGGCCAAGTATCTCAAGATAACATAGTTTTTGCCCTTCTCCAAGGATGTGACAGCTACAGGTTACATCTCCAAGTTCTCCCATAATAACAATCTACCTTCCTACATTTTGATGCCATATAGCTGAGACCTTTTATGCAGCACATGCTCCTGATCTCTAATGAGTGCAACCAACTCGTTCAATACCTCATAGATGAGCCCAGCTTGGGGATGAACCCTATCTTCCACAACAAAAATGTGAACCTCCTTCTCAACCTCAATCCAACTTGATCCTGTATCCTTCTTCACCCCCATCTCCTTCATCATCTTCAAAATTCTAGCTCGTTCTTCCCATCTCCCGTCGGATGAATATATATTTGCCAACAGCACATAAGCAGCGGAGCATTCTGGTGCAATGAGAAGCAAGTGCTCTGCTGCATATCTTCCCATTTCCAGATTTCCATGAATGCTAGAAGCACCAAGCAGTGCCTGCCAAAGATGAGCATTAGGATTCAAAGGTAGATCTTCTATGAACCTCTTGGCATCATCCAAAAGTCCGGCTCGACCCAGCATGTCCACGACACAGGCATAATGTTCCATCCTTGGCATGATTCCATGATCCAAGGACATCGACTTTAAGAAGCCCATACCTTTCTCGATAGAACCAACATGACTGCATGCATGAAGCAAGGATAAGAACGTGACATCTGTCGGCTCCATGCCTTCTGCTTTCATATGCTCGTATAGCCGAAGTGCCTCTGAACCATGACCATGACAGGCAAAGGCTGCTATAATTGAATTCCATGACACTGAATTCTTAATCTCCATTTGTTTAAAAATTTTGGAGGAGTCCTGCAATTCGCCACATTTGGCATACATGTTGATCAGCCCATTGGAAACAAAAACATTCGATCCCAAAGACTTCTTAACGGCCAACGAGTGTATTTGCTTGCCTAGAGAGAAGGGTGCAGAGGGACCAAATGCACCCAACACAGCTGAGAACATGTTTGCGTCCATCTCCATCCCGGACCCAACTATCTCAGCAAAAAGCTTAAATGCTTTTTCCTCCAATCCATTCTGTGACAAACCAACTAAAATCAACGTGAGGCAGACATCATCAGGATGTTTACAAGCCTGAAAGAGCTGAAGTGCAACTTCCATCATGCCACATTTTGCGTACAAATCCATTAGAGCGCTCTCAACACACAGGTCCGTGAGAAACCCAGACTTCACTATGAGCCCATGAATCTGTTGTCCTTCATGAAGGGCAACCAACCCAGAGCATGCAAGTAGTGAACTTGAGTATGTCAAAGAATTAGCTTGTTCAACACGACGCATATGTTGAAACAGCGCCAGGCTCTCCTTGCACATTAGGCTTTGAGCGAGTCCAGAAATCATAGCGGTCCATGTTATGACATTTCTCTCCAGCATTCCGTCAAACACCTTTTGTGCTGAATTCGAGCACCTATGTTTGAAGTACGCACTTATGAGAGCATTCCCTACTGAAGTCGCCTGCTCGTAACCACTACGAATCGTCAAAGCATGCACCATTGTGATCCCAAGAAGGAGTTCCATTTCCACATATATCGACAAAACAGTCGTGAAGGTCGCATGGTCGCAACTCCCGATCGCAGAGCGCCGCATATCCCTGAAGTACCGGAACCCTCGTTCCCAATCATTCCTAATCAAACAGCCTGAGATGACCGAATTCCAAGAAATCGAGTCTCTGTACCGCATTTGATCAAACACCTTCGTTGCATCAAGCAGCAGGCCGCATTTGGAGTACATGGAGATCAGCGCATTCCACACAACCATGACGTAGCGATGATTGCTACAGCCGTCGAAGCTAAAATGGTCGGCATTTTTGATGATAGCAGCGTGAAGCGATGAGCCGAGACGACATTTGGCATCCCGACcacagagggagaggagagaactCAGCTGTGCATAGTTGAGAGGCAGATTCCCATGTCTCATCTCCTTGTAGCGTCTCGAATCAACTGCAAGCCGAAACAAATGGTCGAAATCACAATCTTTTCACTAAATTTCCCTCCCtaattcatattcctaactttaaaaattctaaaaaataattaaaatttataaaaaaaataattttaattatgaatGAAAACAAaacctcaaaaaagaaaaaaaaacatcaactaaatttttatccaaaataaattagtcaataatataaaataaatagctAATCCAACATAGTCATCTATGACTTCAATATTTTCAAAAGTCAAAATGTGGTTTCTTAGCTTAGTCATCAAAGTGTCACCCAGTGATTCTACTTCAAGAAGTCCATTTGGTATCATCATATTCAAAGTTTCAACACTGATAGAACGAAATAAATAAGAAGAAGTAACAATAGAGAGGATGACACGAAGCAGCATATATAGTAAGCAAATGAAGATGTGAGGAGATGAGACGAAGACGAAGAGAGAACATTGTAGGAAACAATGATGCAACTTCACTCTTTATCCAAAGCAACGGGATAACCATCACATGAGTCACCGTTGAGAGTGA
Coding sequences:
- the LOC135593210 gene encoding pentatricopeptide repeat-containing protein At3g05340-like, which encodes MRHGNLPLNYAQLSSLLSLCGRDAKCRLGSSLHAAIIKNADHFSFDGCSNHRYVMVVWNALISMYSKCGLLLDATKVFDQMRYRDSISWNSVISGCLIRNDWERGFRYFRDMRRSAIGSCDHATFTTVLSIYVEMELLLGITMVHALTIRSGYEQATSVGNALISAYFKHRCSNSAQKVFDGMLERNVITWTAMISGLAQSLMCKESLALFQHMRRVEQANSLTYSSSLLACSGLVALHEGQQIHGLIVKSGFLTDLCVESALMDLYAKCGMMEVALQLFQACKHPDDVCLTLILVGLSQNGLEEKAFKLFAEIVGSGMEMDANMFSAVLGAFGPSAPFSLGKQIHSLAVKKSLGSNVFVSNGLINMYAKCGELQDSSKIFKQMEIKNSVSWNSIIAAFACHGHGSEALRLYEHMKAEGMEPTDVTFLSLLHACSHVGSIEKGMGFLKSMSLDHGIMPRMEHYACVVDMLGRAGLLDDAKRFIEDLPLNPNAHLWQALLGASSIHGNLEMGRYAAEHLLLIAPECSAAYVLLANIYSSDGRWEERARILKMMKEMGVKKDTGSSWIEVEKEVHIFVVEDRVHPQAGLIYEVLNELVALIRDQEHVLHKRSQLYGIKM